TGTAAACGCCTCATAAAACTCAGCACCGCGCGGGCTGCCTTCCACGATGCCGGCCTGACCGATGGCGGCACACTCGTAAAAAACAACCGCTCCGGCTTCGGCCTGTTTTTTTACATAAGCAGTGGCCTCTTCGTCAGCCCAGGCATTATGAGTACGCCATGGTTTTTCCATGGTGCCGACGTGGAAATAGGAGTTGGTCCAGTGCGAGATAAAGACCGCTTTTTTCAACAGGTCTTCACGGCCGGAAGCCAGGCAGTGATTGATCAGCAGGGCCGGTTCCGACTGTGTGCCCCAGCAGAGAATATACAGTGTGCCATCCGTTTTTTCCAGTTCCTGGAAAAGGGCTTGGACCGACGGATAGTTTTCCAGAGAACGGTAGGTTTTTGCGGGATCGTATTTTTCAGGATTTTTCCAGGCATAGGATTCTACAAAACGGATGTTTTCCGGATAGCCGCCGACCATTTTGTTCAGATTCGGCAGATCGGCGAGATAGGCCGTCAGAAAAAGATCGTCAGCCCATTTTTTCATGCTGAGTTCACGCTGATGCGGCTGCGAGTTCAGATTGCCGCCCACGACGATGGCTCGGGTGTCGAATTCATTAGCCATCAGCAGGTAGGCCGCAATGGCCGAAATGTCATCCGGATCGGTGATGTATTTGCCCGGTGCGCTCCGCAGCGTTTTATCCGCACCGTCACTGATAATCCAGACGGATGGTTTTGCGGCAAACGCCGCCGTACATAAAAACAGAGCCGCAATCAGTTTGATCATAATTAATTCTCCAAAAGCGGGAGAATATCAAAAGGGCGGATGTTTCGTAATGCGGGATAGCGTAAAAACTATGCCGTTTTCTGCCATACAGAAAAGGCCGTTTTCCAAGAATGGAAAACGGCCCGCAATTTCCGGATCAGCGAACAACGCGGCCGGAAGCGGATCCGCCCATGAGGGCTTCCACTTCGGCGCGCGTGGAAAAGTTAAAGTCGCCTTTAATGGAATGCTTCAGGCAGGACGCGGCCACGGCATATCGAATGGCATCGGCCGGATTGCTGAGTTCGGGGGTCGTGAGAGAAAAAATCAGCCCGCCGGCAAATGAATCGCCACCGCCGACGCGGTCGACGATGTTTTTGATTGGATACGGCTGATAATTTCCATCGGCATCCAACGGGGCGAAATGTGCGGTTTCCGAGGCGGCATCATAGAGCATGGCGCCCCAGTTGTTATGATTGGCGGAATAGCTTTCACGCAGTGTGATCGCCACCTTGGAAATATTGGGAAACCGGGCAATTACCTGTTTTGCAACATCGGGATAGCGTGCGGTGTCAAGCGCTCCGGCGTGCACATCCGTATCGCCGGCGCGAATGCCGAGTACATCGTGACAGTCTTCTTCATTGGCAATGACCACATCGATGAACGGCAGGATCTTACGCATGGTTTCCTGCGCGAGTTCACGGGCGGATTTGGAGGCATCCCATTTCCAGAGTTTTCCGCGGAAGTTAAGATCGATGGATACCATCGCCCCGGCGTCTTTGGCTTTCTGTGCAGCCACGAAGGTGGCTTCGGCCGCAGTTTTCGAGAGAGCTGGTGTAATGCCGCTGAGGTGCAGCCATCCGGCATTTTCGAAAATTCCGGTCCAGTCATACTGATCTGCTGGGGTGATGGAGACGGCGGAGTCGGCGCGATCATAAATTACATTGCTCGGCCGCTGGTTGGCGCCGGTTTCAAGAAAGTAGAGGCCGAGCCGGCCTTCGTCAGTACGCAGCACAAAATCGGTATCGATGCCGACGGCGCGTACGGAATCCATAGTGGCTTCGGCAAGGGCGTGTTTGGGCAGGGCGGTGACATAGCGGGCTTTTCCGCCGAAGTTGCAGATCGATGCCGCCACGCTGGCCTCGGCCCCGGCATAGGTGACCTCCAGCTCGCGGGTTTGGCGCAGCCTGAGATTCTGTGGTGCCGCCATTCGGCCCATAATTTCTCCAAAGGTTACAACGATTTTGCTCATCAGTTTTTCAATCCTTTTTGAACGGTTTCAATTACTTCGGCGGCCCGGGCGGTGATGCCTTTCCAATCGCCGGCATTGACAAGATCCTGTTTCACAATCCATGAACCTCCAATGGTTGGAACATTCGGCTCTTTGAGATAGTCGACCATGTTTGCGGAGTTCAGACCGCCGAGCGGGAAATATTGAATGCCGAGGTGTTTGTAGGGTGCGCCCATGCTGCGCAGGTAGGGGATTCCGCCGGCCGCTTCGGCCGGGAAAAACTTTACAAACCGGCAACCGAGTTCAATGGCGGCTTCCAGATCGGACGGGGTGGAAATGCCGGGAGCGAAGGGAACTCCGGCCTCGGTGGCCGCCCGAATGACGCGGGGGTTCATTCCCGGAGAAACCGCGAAATGGGCTCCGGCTTCTTTGACCTGCTGTACCTGTTCCGGTGTCAGGATGGTGCCGACACCAATCAGCATCTGCGGAACCTGATCGGCAATGGCTTTCAGAGCATCGAGCGCCGACGGGGTACGGAAGGTCAGTTCAATGGCTTCAATGCCGCCTTCCAGCAGGGCGTTGGCCAGCGGGACGGCATGTTCCGTTTTTTCGATGGAAAAACCGGCCACGATGCCGGTTTTTTCCAAACGTTGGATCATTTTATCGGGAAAAATCATGCGTTGTTTCTCCGGTTACTTATCGATCAGCACGGATACGCGCTTAATCGTGAGATATTCCTCAAGGCTGTAGCGTGAGCAGTCTTTTCCGAGTCCGCTCTGTTTCAGGCCGCCGTGCGGAAGCTGTACGGAATAGTGCGGTTCGTTTACGCAAACGCTGCCGGCTTGAATATCGCGTGCGGCGCGCAGCCCGTTGGAAAGGCTGGATGTGAAAACGTAAGCGGCGAGACCGTAAACGGTGTCATTCGCCAGCGCGATTTCGTCGTCGTTGTCGGTATATTTGATAATCGGCAGAACCGGCCCGAAAATCTCTTCGTAAGCCACTTTCATTTTGGAAACGACGTTGGAAAGGATGGTCGGTTCCATAAAGAAGCCGTCGCCCTCAATTGCTTTACCACCGCAAACCACTTCGGCTCCGTCGGCCACAGCGGATTCGACCAGGCCGAGGACATACTGTCGGGCTTTATCGGAAACCAGCGGCCCCATTTCGAGGGATGCGGCGCGCTCCCGTGCGGCGGCCACAAATTCATCGTAGACTGATTCGTGCACAAAACAGCGGTTGGGGGATACGCAGACCTGTCCGCAGTTGGCAAATTTGAGGTCTACTGTCTTATTTGCGGCATCAACGATGTCGGCATCCGGATACACGACTACCGGGGCATTTCCACCGAGTTCCACCGAAAAGTGCTTGATGCTGGTGGTGGAGGAATTCATGACTTCCAGCCCGCCCCGGGTGGAGCCGATCATGGTGACCATGGCGGGAATGCCGCTGGACAGCAGTCCCTGAGTTACATGATGATCGGTACTGGTGATCATGTTGATGACGCCATCCGGAATGCCGGCTTCTTTGGCCAGATAAGCCACTTCCAGGGAAGCGAGCGGGGTGTAGCTGGACGGTTTCAGAATGACAGAACAGCCGGAGGCCAGAACGGGACCGATTTTGTAGGCGACATTCAGCAGAGGAAAATTCCAGGCCAGCATTCCGACGGCTACACCGAGCGGCTGACGCTGGATGTAGTGCAGAAACCGGTCGTCGGGATCGTGCAGAACAGGCTGATCGAGCCGTTCGAATTCTTCGACAAAAAAGCGGAGGCAGTTGTCGAGCATGCCGAAATCATATTCTGCATTATCGCGCGGTTTGCCGGTTTCAGCCATGAGCAGTTTGATGATGCGCTCGCTGTTTTCGGCCAGAATGTCGGCATACTTCAGGATAATGGTTTTACGTTCTGCCGGAGTTTTGGCTGACCAGACGTCAAATCCGGCTTTCGCCGATTTCAGCACATACTGCACATTGTCCGTGTCAATTTCCGGGGCCTTTCCGAGGAGCTGTCCGGTGGAAGGGTTCAGGACATCAAACGATTTCCTGGTGGTGATCTTTTCGCCGTTGATCAGCATGGGATAAATTGTTTCCGACATAGTTTTTCTCCGTTTTCTGTACACAGTAACGATCCAGCACGGTGCGATCGGGCTCAACGCCGAGGCCGGGTGCGGTCGGAACCTTTGCGGTTCCGTTCACAATTTCCACTTCCACGGCATACATTTCGTCACGCATCGGGTTGGGGGTTAAATCTCGTTCAAGCAGGGGTTCGGTCACTTCAGCGCGCCCCGGTTCGATATAGGTGGTGGCCAGGAAGTGCACGGCACTGGCCAGATTGAGCTGGGTGCCCCAGCAGTGGGCAATGGTGTTGATCCCCATCGATGCGGCGATTGCCCGGATTTTCAATGCCTCGGTGGGACCGCCGCAGTAGGCGAGATCGGGCTGGGCAATCTGAACTCCGCCGTGTTTGAGCAGATTCTGAAAACCGTAGCGGGTCTGTTCGCATTCGCCGGTGGCGATCGGGATATTCACTTTGTCTGAAAGTTGACGGAAGAGTTCCGGATGAATCGGGGAAAGCGGTTCCTCGAACCATTTATAGTCATGCTCTGCAAGTACATGTCCGATTTCGATGGCTTCCGGCAGGTCATAGGCGTGGTTGGAGTCGGCCATCAGACGGGTGTCGGGAAAAGTTTCGCGAAAAGCGATGGCCATTTTTTTGTCGAAGGCCATATTTTTTCCGACTTTGATTTTCATGGCTTTATATCCATTGCGAACATAATCGCCGGCTTCCTGCAGGATCGTTTCAAGCAGCTGCTCCTCCGGTTGTCTGCGGAAATACATGCCGGTTGCATAACACTCCACGGAATCACGCTGCCGCCCGCCCATCAGTTCGGAAACCGAGGTGCAGAGCCGCTTTCCTTTCAGGTCCATCAGCGCCATATCGATGCCGGAAATCGCTCCCATCATGGGGCCCTTCATCGCGAAATCAAGCGAGGCGCGCCAGCAGTGCTGCCAGGCGGCTTCGTTTTTCAGTGGGTCCCATCCCAGCAGCAACGGGGCGTAGAAGGTGTCGATGGCATTTTGTGTGATGGTTGCCGGACCGTAGCATTCCCCCCAGCCGACTGCGCCCGACTGATCGATGATCTCAACGAGGAGCTGATTCCGTGTGTCGTAGTGCCACTGTGAGAATCCGAAGGATTCATTCAGTTTGTGTTGCAGCCGATAGGTTCTGATACATTCAATCATGGTTTTCTTTCGTTGTTAAAGCATCGAGGCATAGGACATGAGTACGGTGGCTGCGATGATGACGATAACACCGCCGATCATGATGTTAAACGGGCCTTTCATGCCTTTCCACTCGCCGGTGATCATTGCCGCAATATTGCTTACAATCAAAGAAAGACCAAGCATCACAGGCCAGCAGATCATGGTTCCGATTTCGCCCATAAGCGCAACACCCTGACCATATGTGCCCAATGCGGCAAACCAAAGCAGGCCGGCGATTATGGACCATTTAAGCGCTTTAAACATGCCGGGAGACTTGAAGGAACGGAACGATTTGTTTTTGAAAAGAAGAAACAGAGCGTAGCCGGCGTTCATGAGGTAGGCTCCGGCCAGCACCACCACCCAGCGGGCGAGGGCTGTATTGCGCTGAAGTGCTCCGGCATTTTCAGCCAGCTTGCCGATTTCCATGGTATTATCAAATCCGATGGCCAGCATGGCGGATAGAATTCCGCTGGCGGAAGCGATGAGCAGACCGACCTTGAATTCTTTTCCTTTTTTAATGCCCTGTATTTCGCCGCCGGCTTCGGCCAGTGCTTTATCGCGTTTCAGACCGGCGACCGTAATGATGAAGACTGCAATAGCGAGCAGAGCAAGTCCGGCGAGAATGAATGGAATGCCGGCTGCGTTGATGGAGTTGAAGCGGAGGAAAAAGGGGACCAGAGCTCCGGCGATGGAGCACAGCCCCATGACGATACCGTAGGTCAGTGACATTCCGATATAGCCGACCGAGACTCCGAACATAATGCCGCCGATTCCCCAGCCGAATCCCAGTGCTGCCCCGGCTGTGATTTCTTTTGCCGGTGCCTGAGCCAGAACGTGGCCCAGATCGGGAACCACCAGGAGGGCCCAGATGAGCGGGAACAGTACCATGGCGACTGTAGCATGCACGAGCCACCAAGCCTCCCAGGCCATCGGTTTAACATATTTCATTCCAAGGCCGAAGGTGCCCTGAAAAACACTGGCCAGAATAATTATCAGAATGGGTAGAATCAGTTCGTTCATAGTTTCTCCTGTAGAATGACAAAAATAAGGTTACAT
The Pontiella agarivorans DNA segment above includes these coding regions:
- the eda gene encoding bifunctional 4-hydroxy-2-oxoglutarate aldolase/2-dehydro-3-deoxy-phosphogluconate aldolase codes for the protein MIFPDKMIQRLEKTGIVAGFSIEKTEHAVPLANALLEGGIEAIELTFRTPSALDALKAIADQVPQMLIGVGTILTPEQVQQVKEAGAHFAVSPGMNPRVIRAATEAGVPFAPGISTPSDLEAAIELGCRFVKFFPAEAAGGIPYLRSMGAPYKHLGIQYFPLGGLNSANMVDYLKEPNVPTIGGSWIVKQDLVNAGDWKGITARAAEVIETVQKGLKN
- a CDS encoding sugar kinase codes for the protein MSKIVVTFGEIMGRMAAPQNLRLRQTRELEVTYAGAEASVAASICNFGGKARYVTALPKHALAEATMDSVRAVGIDTDFVLRTDEGRLGLYFLETGANQRPSNVIYDRADSAVSITPADQYDWTGIFENAGWLHLSGITPALSKTAAEATFVAAQKAKDAGAMVSIDLNFRGKLWKWDASKSARELAQETMRKILPFIDVVIANEEDCHDVLGIRAGDTDVHAGALDTARYPDVAKQVIARFPNISKVAITLRESYSANHNNWGAMLYDAASETAHFAPLDADGNYQPYPIKNIVDRVGGGDSFAGGLIFSLTTPELSNPADAIRYAVAASCLKHSIKGDFNFSTRAEVEALMGGSASGRVVR
- a CDS encoding aldehyde dehydrogenase family protein codes for the protein MSETIYPMLINGEKITTRKSFDVLNPSTGQLLGKAPEIDTDNVQYVLKSAKAGFDVWSAKTPAERKTIILKYADILAENSERIIKLLMAETGKPRDNAEYDFGMLDNCLRFFVEEFERLDQPVLHDPDDRFLHYIQRQPLGVAVGMLAWNFPLLNVAYKIGPVLASGCSVILKPSSYTPLASLEVAYLAKEAGIPDGVINMITSTDHHVTQGLLSSGIPAMVTMIGSTRGGLEVMNSSTTSIKHFSVELGGNAPVVVYPDADIVDAANKTVDLKFANCGQVCVSPNRCFVHESVYDEFVAAARERAASLEMGPLVSDKARQYVLGLVESAVADGAEVVCGGKAIEGDGFFMEPTILSNVVSKMKVAYEEIFGPVLPIIKYTDNDDEIALANDTVYGLAAYVFTSSLSNGLRAARDIQAGSVCVNEPHYSVQLPHGGLKQSGLGKDCSRYSLEEYLTIKRVSVLIDK
- a CDS encoding nucleoside hydrolase-like domain-containing protein — translated: MIKLIAALFLCTAAFAAKPSVWIISDGADKTLRSAPGKYITDPDDISAIAAYLLMANEFDTRAIVVGGNLNSQPHQRELSMKKWADDLFLTAYLADLPNLNKMVGGYPENIRFVESYAWKNPEKYDPAKTYRSLENYPSVQALFQELEKTDGTLYILCWGTQSEPALLINHCLASGREDLLKKAVFISHWTNSYFHVGTMEKPWRTHNAWADEEATAYVKKQAEAGAVVFYECAAIGQAGIVEGSPRGAEFYEAFTASHLGRVYRRGKFPKGLKTVDDSDSATFWVLLGTHGVTLDDIASDGTNTPETEQRNEKAFFKASAAMRNELLHRSNAAAGIK
- a CDS encoding L-rhamnose/proton symporter RhaT; translated protein: MNELILPILIIILASVFQGTFGLGMKYVKPMAWEAWWLVHATVAMVLFPLIWALLVVPDLGHVLAQAPAKEITAGAALGFGWGIGGIMFGVSVGYIGMSLTYGIVMGLCSIAGALVPFFLRFNSINAAGIPFILAGLALLAIAVFIITVAGLKRDKALAEAGGEIQGIKKGKEFKVGLLIASASGILSAMLAIGFDNTMEIGKLAENAGALQRNTALARWVVVLAGAYLMNAGYALFLLFKNKSFRSFKSPGMFKALKWSIIAGLLWFAALGTYGQGVALMGEIGTMICWPVMLGLSLIVSNIAAMITGEWKGMKGPFNIMIGGVIVIIAATVLMSYASML
- a CDS encoding mandelate racemase/muconate lactonizing enzyme family protein encodes the protein MIECIRTYRLQHKLNESFGFSQWHYDTRNQLLVEIIDQSGAVGWGECYGPATITQNAIDTFYAPLLLGWDPLKNEAAWQHCWRASLDFAMKGPMMGAISGIDMALMDLKGKRLCTSVSELMGGRQRDSVECYATGMYFRRQPEEQLLETILQEAGDYVRNGYKAMKIKVGKNMAFDKKMAIAFRETFPDTRLMADSNHAYDLPEAIEIGHVLAEHDYKWFEEPLSPIHPELFRQLSDKVNIPIATGECEQTRYGFQNLLKHGGVQIAQPDLAYCGGPTEALKIRAIAASMGINTIAHCWGTQLNLASAVHFLATTYIEPGRAEVTEPLLERDLTPNPMRDEMYAVEVEIVNGTAKVPTAPGLGVEPDRTVLDRYCVQKTEKNYVGNNLSHADQRRKDHHQEIV